One part of the Camelus dromedarius isolate mCamDro1 chromosome 33, mCamDro1.pat, whole genome shotgun sequence genome encodes these proteins:
- the KRCC1 gene encoding lysine-rich coiled-coil protein 1 isoform X2 yields the protein MKHSEKIYDSFQDELEDYIKVQKARGLEPKTCFRKMREDYLETCGYKEEVDCRPRYRMFDPRLPYETVQTSPRSRSISHTVERRLPQWPPAGDSRWSLGSLSCCQSARDCFSGTPVPLSLSQQEYNCRSHSVESGVSKHLSSENGASAHQAGYKQTHRKRSRRPEEGRGQPGEERPKHKRKKACEEVDSDKHRSIQRNETELEAVKPSSEKPKNRKEKKSRDVASKKEGRKRRKEKKEQGKERTEEEMLWDQSILGF from the coding sequence ATGAAGCATTCAGAGAAGATATATGACTCTTTTCAAGATGAGCTTGAAGATTATATCAAAGTGCAGAAAGCCAGAGGCTTAGAGCCAAAGACTTGTTTCCGAAAGATGAGAGAGGATTATTTGGAAACCTGTGGGTACAAAGAAGAGGTTGATTGCAGACCCAGGTACAGAATGTTTGATCCGAGACTCCCGTATGAGACCGTCCAGACCTCCCCAAGATCGCGCAGTATCTCGCACACAGTGGAAAGGCGGTTACCGCAGTGGCCACCAGCCGGTGACAGCAGGTGGAGCCTGGGCTCCCTGAGCTGCTGTCAATCCGCCAGGGACTGTTTCTCAGGAACCCCAGTACCCCTGAGCCTTAGTCAGCAGGAGTATAACTGTCGCTCACACAGTGTAGAATCTGGAGTTTCCAAGCACCTCTCCTCAGAAAACGGAGCCAGTGCCCACCAAGCTGGTTATAAACAGACGCATCGGAAGAGATCAAGGCgcccagaggaaggcagaggacaACCAGGGGAGGAGCGGCCCAAGCATAAGAGGAAAAAGGCTTGTGAGGAAGTAGATTCAGACAAACACAGGAGCATCCAGAGAAACGAAACAGAGCTGGAAGCTGTCAAACCCAGTTCAGAAAAGCCTAAGAAtcgaaaggagaaaaaaagccgAGATGTAGCTTCTAAGAAAGAGGGACGTAAGCgtaggaaagagaagaaggaacaaGGCAAAGAAAGGACAGAGGAGGAGATGCTTTGGGACCAGTCTATCCTCGGGTTTTGA
- the KRCC1 gene encoding lysine-rich coiled-coil protein 1 isoform X1 yields MRESLVVNLMKHSEKIYDSFQDELEDYIKVQKARGLEPKTCFRKMREDYLETCGYKEEVDCRPRYRMFDPRLPYETVQTSPRSRSISHTVERRLPQWPPAGDSRWSLGSLSCCQSARDCFSGTPVPLSLSQQEYNCRSHSVESGVSKHLSSENGASAHQAGYKQTHRKRSRRPEEGRGQPGEERPKHKRKKACEEVDSDKHRSIQRNETELEAVKPSSEKPKNRKEKKSRDVASKKEGRKRRKEKKEQGKERTEEEMLWDQSILGF; encoded by the coding sequence AGAATCCCTGGTTGTCAACCTAATGAAGCATTCAGAGAAGATATATGACTCTTTTCAAGATGAGCTTGAAGATTATATCAAAGTGCAGAAAGCCAGAGGCTTAGAGCCAAAGACTTGTTTCCGAAAGATGAGAGAGGATTATTTGGAAACCTGTGGGTACAAAGAAGAGGTTGATTGCAGACCCAGGTACAGAATGTTTGATCCGAGACTCCCGTATGAGACCGTCCAGACCTCCCCAAGATCGCGCAGTATCTCGCACACAGTGGAAAGGCGGTTACCGCAGTGGCCACCAGCCGGTGACAGCAGGTGGAGCCTGGGCTCCCTGAGCTGCTGTCAATCCGCCAGGGACTGTTTCTCAGGAACCCCAGTACCCCTGAGCCTTAGTCAGCAGGAGTATAACTGTCGCTCACACAGTGTAGAATCTGGAGTTTCCAAGCACCTCTCCTCAGAAAACGGAGCCAGTGCCCACCAAGCTGGTTATAAACAGACGCATCGGAAGAGATCAAGGCgcccagaggaaggcagaggacaACCAGGGGAGGAGCGGCCCAAGCATAAGAGGAAAAAGGCTTGTGAGGAAGTAGATTCAGACAAACACAGGAGCATCCAGAGAAACGAAACAGAGCTGGAAGCTGTCAAACCCAGTTCAGAAAAGCCTAAGAAtcgaaaggagaaaaaaagccgAGATGTAGCTTCTAAGAAAGAGGGACGTAAGCgtaggaaagagaagaaggaacaaGGCAAAGAAAGGACAGAGGAGGAGATGCTTTGGGACCAGTCTATCCTCGGGTTTTGA